One part of the Parabacteroides distasonis ATCC 8503 genome encodes these proteins:
- a CDS encoding hybrid sensor histidine kinase/response regulator transcription factor, with the protein MRIYLLLLFVLMVTRTQATNVIFDRITMDSGLSSSSVTSILKDRTGYVWVGTTEGLNRYDGYTFKVFLPVPDCPESIQSSSIDKLFEDSDGGIWIFFSSGGISRYDRGSDTFLNFTKEWLRQQLRVYGSPTCFSASVPGHIFIGTENGMLEYDAKEKKLVRLSSAGSVVSSSPVNCLYSAPDHSFWVGTLAGFSLYDKETNHFQDYTIRTNDREDINAGNLNGVNAIYIDRFDYMWLGTGREGAFRSVDMGEREIFQSVGREDTRVYQFLETGDGDFWIGHNKGTSLISRMNRLALRCEHFFDRPEDLEPTGECQVRSIFESKDGTVWFDDSRFNQGLFYYSPKERKMGQLRNVPEDAHSISSNQITCLFLDDSDHLWAGHSTYGVSHADLTPSLFRYTLGYTEKENLSSLHILAVYEDSDLNLWVATSRGLDRINHKTSRVDMRFTFSPQKSPSSLSGKIIGSIREDSERNLWISYQDANPDRLNLDDFRIRPFIPDYQVSYDYPINSLSELCNLCVSEESWFWGGADEGRLRVWDTKTRALITYRYIPGEMNPLASNHIHCLFVDSSGYLWIGTNAGLDQYDKRTGRFDHFTVQDGLSGNIVRGIREGEPGILFVSTNKGLSRLDIQNRHIVNYTTANGLLSNEFMGGACCKRKSGELVFGSNEGIVSFDPVQLTDGLRKIPESLRITNLTIGDSREKQGLQVGFIAFDYSHPRSIRYRYRLDGYDTDWREVDASDRTAIYNRLPPGNYVFRVETSGNGSYWSAPITEPVRIFPPWWRTWWFILLVFVVVCVLLCIAYKSRVRWYQLRQAELECKIQERTRLLKQAKQELEEKDALKTRFFMNVSHELRTPLTIIKGLTEDLERHSGSEVSCGDKEILRTISRNTNRLIWHVNELLDLSVLTRGVPSPHIVCADLSRFLEDISETFIPLADSYKIAFTYSIAPDISIAYFDKNILEQVLYNLLSNAFKYTPDGGSVSFSASLEQSSSDAVMTLRITDSGIGIPPESLPYIFDRYYKGASIAFRRSESSGIGLAYTKELLELHKATIQCESELGKGSVFTVALPISEEAYPEEWLEYSEPKMEEVSLRESVPLEETNSVPENLRQTLLFVEDNEDLCRYLMNAFQTDYRVVIAKNGKVGLEKALEILPDVIVSDVMMPVMNGIECCEALKTDERTAHIPVILLTALAEERQQLEGYGAGADDYLPKPFSLAVLKAKIKNLLKRSEQLKLYFRDRFDLRTPEQTIADPDKEFLSKVTKVVLAHLQDPEFDVELFCSKMAMSRASLFRKLKSTTGCSASSFTRNIRIKRAAELLGQHAYSIGEVAAQVGFSDPNYFTRCFKEIYGITPSEFIQTSPSSQDSHSPLASSGK; encoded by the coding sequence ATGAGAATATACCTTTTACTGCTGTTTGTACTTATGGTAACGAGAACGCAAGCTACCAACGTTATTTTTGACCGGATAACAATGGATAGCGGGCTTTCTTCTTCTTCGGTGACCTCTATTTTGAAGGATCGTACCGGGTATGTCTGGGTCGGGACGACTGAAGGCTTGAACCGCTACGATGGATATACGTTTAAAGTATTCTTGCCCGTACCGGATTGTCCGGAAAGTATACAAAGCAGTTCTATCGATAAATTATTCGAGGATTCAGATGGAGGTATCTGGATCTTTTTTTCCTCGGGTGGGATTAGCCGTTATGACAGAGGTTCGGATACATTTCTGAATTTCACGAAAGAATGGCTTCGACAACAGTTACGTGTGTATGGTAGTCCTACTTGTTTCTCGGCCTCCGTTCCGGGACATATCTTTATAGGTACGGAGAACGGGATGTTGGAGTATGACGCTAAAGAGAAGAAATTGGTACGCCTTTCTTCGGCGGGTTCGGTAGTCTCGTCGTCTCCTGTGAATTGTTTGTATTCGGCGCCGGATCATTCGTTTTGGGTAGGGACTTTAGCTGGTTTTAGTTTGTATGACAAAGAAACAAACCACTTTCAAGATTATACGATACGGACAAATGACCGGGAGGATATCAATGCCGGCAATTTGAATGGCGTTAACGCGATCTATATCGACCGGTTTGATTATATGTGGTTAGGTACGGGACGTGAAGGGGCTTTTCGTTCGGTTGATATGGGAGAGCGAGAGATCTTCCAATCTGTCGGTCGTGAGGATACTCGGGTATATCAATTCTTGGAGACCGGTGATGGTGATTTCTGGATCGGACATAATAAGGGGACAAGCTTGATTAGCCGGATGAATCGGCTTGCCTTGCGATGTGAGCATTTCTTTGACCGGCCGGAGGATCTGGAACCTACGGGAGAATGCCAAGTGAGATCCATCTTCGAGAGTAAGGACGGAACGGTCTGGTTTGATGATAGCCGTTTCAATCAAGGTCTTTTTTATTATTCTCCGAAGGAGAGGAAAATGGGACAGTTGAGGAACGTGCCGGAAGACGCACATTCAATCAGCAGTAACCAGATTACCTGTTTGTTTCTGGATGACTCGGATCATCTGTGGGCGGGGCATTCCACGTATGGGGTGAGCCATGCGGATTTAACACCTTCCTTGTTTCGATATACCTTGGGATACACGGAAAAAGAGAATCTGTCTTCTCTTCATATCCTAGCCGTTTATGAGGATTCGGACCTGAATCTTTGGGTTGCGACCTCTAGGGGATTAGATCGGATTAACCATAAGACTTCCCGGGTAGATATGCGTTTTACCTTCTCACCCCAAAAAAGTCCGTCCTCTTTATCCGGAAAGATTATAGGTTCTATCCGTGAGGATTCGGAGCGGAACCTATGGATCAGTTATCAAGACGCCAACCCGGACCGGTTGAATCTGGATGATTTCCGAATCCGCCCTTTTATACCGGATTACCAAGTCTCTTATGATTATCCGATCAACTCGTTGTCGGAGTTATGTAACTTATGCGTGAGCGAAGAGTCTTGGTTTTGGGGAGGAGCGGATGAGGGGCGGCTTCGGGTGTGGGATACGAAGACGAGAGCGCTTATCACGTATCGATATATACCGGGTGAGATGAATCCCCTTGCGTCGAATCATATTCATTGTCTGTTTGTGGACTCTTCCGGTTATTTGTGGATCGGTACAAATGCGGGGTTGGATCAATACGACAAGCGAACCGGGCGATTTGATCATTTCACGGTACAGGATGGCTTATCGGGAAATATCGTACGAGGAATCCGTGAAGGCGAGCCGGGCATCCTGTTTGTCAGCACGAATAAAGGGCTGAGTCGCTTGGATATACAAAACCGGCATATCGTTAATTATACGACGGCAAACGGTTTATTATCGAATGAGTTTATGGGTGGCGCTTGCTGTAAGCGCAAATCGGGTGAACTTGTATTTGGCAGTAATGAGGGGATCGTTTCTTTTGATCCCGTTCAGTTAACGGACGGTTTGAGAAAAATACCTGAGTCTCTGCGAATCACGAACCTCACGATCGGAGACTCACGTGAGAAGCAAGGTTTACAGGTGGGTTTTATTGCGTTCGATTATTCTCATCCCCGTAGTATCCGATACCGGTATCGTCTGGATGGATATGATACGGATTGGCGGGAGGTGGACGCCAGCGATCGTACGGCTATATATAACCGTCTACCACCGGGAAACTATGTGTTTCGGGTGGAAACTTCCGGCAATGGTTCCTATTGGAGCGCTCCCATTACCGAACCTGTCAGGATCTTTCCTCCTTGGTGGCGGACGTGGTGGTTTATTTTGCTGGTATTCGTGGTTGTATGCGTACTGTTGTGTATCGCCTATAAGAGCAGGGTGCGCTGGTATCAACTTCGCCAAGCCGAGTTGGAGTGTAAGATACAAGAACGTACACGGCTGTTGAAACAGGCCAAGCAAGAACTGGAGGAAAAAGATGCGTTGAAAACTCGTTTCTTTATGAATGTCTCTCATGAGCTTCGTACCCCTCTGACGATAATCAAGGGATTGACGGAGGATCTGGAACGGCATTCCGGTTCAGAAGTATCTTGTGGAGATAAAGAGATTTTGCGTACGATCTCCCGGAATACCAATCGCTTGATTTGGCATGTCAATGAATTGCTGGATTTATCGGTATTGACCCGGGGAGTACCTTCCCCGCATATCGTTTGTGCGGATCTCAGCCGATTCTTAGAGGATATTTCGGAAACCTTTATTCCTTTGGCCGATTCCTATAAAATCGCGTTTACGTATTCGATTGCCCCGGATATCTCAATCGCTTATTTTGACAAGAATATCCTAGAGCAGGTTCTATATAATTTACTGTCGAACGCATTTAAGTATACGCCGGATGGTGGTTCGGTAAGCTTTTCCGCTTCATTGGAGCAAAGCTCATCCGATGCGGTCATGACTTTACGAATTACGGATAGTGGAATCGGCATTCCTCCCGAATCGTTACCGTATATTTTTGATCGATATTATAAGGGGGCATCGATAGCGTTTCGCCGCTCGGAGAGTTCGGGGATCGGCCTTGCGTACACAAAAGAGCTATTGGAGTTACATAAGGCAACCATTCAATGTGAGAGTGAATTGGGGAAAGGTTCTGTTTTTACGGTTGCCTTGCCTATATCGGAAGAGGCTTATCCTGAGGAGTGGTTGGAGTATTCGGAACCTAAAATGGAAGAGGTATCTTTGCGGGAATCAGTTCCATTGGAAGAAACAAACTCGGTCCCGGAGAATCTACGACAAACGCTTTTGTTTGTAGAGGATAATGAGGATCTATGTCGTTATTTGATGAATGCTTTTCAAACGGATTACCGGGTCGTGATAGCGAAAAACGGAAAGGTCGGCTTGGAGAAAGCCTTGGAGATCCTACCGGACGTGATTGTCTCGGATGTAATGATGCCGGTCATGAATGGGATTGAATGTTGCGAGGCTTTGAAAACGGATGAACGGACGGCCCATATACCGGTTATCCTATTGACTGCTTTAGCGGAAGAACGTCAACAATTGGAAGGGTATGGAGCCGGAGCGGATGATTATCTGCCTAAACCATTCAGTCTTGCTGTCTTAAAAGCGAAGATCAAGAATCTGCTCAAACGTAGTGAGCAACTAAAGTTATATTTCAGGGATCGGTTCGACTTGCGTACTCCGGAGCAAACCATCGCCGATCCGGATAAGGAATTTCTTTCGAAAGTGACAAAGGTCGTTCTGGCTCATTTGCAGGACCCGGAGTTTGATGTAGAGCTTTTCTGTTCCAAGATGGCGATGAGCCGTGCCAGCTTATTTCGGAAATTAAAGTCTACTACTGGTTGCTCCGCTTCCTCATTCACCCGTAATATACGTATAAAGCGTGCCGCCGAGTTATTGGGGCAGCACGCTTATTCGATTGGGGAGGTAGCTGCTCAGGTCGGCTTCTCCGATCCGAACTATTTTACCCGTTGCTTTAAAGAAATTTACGGGATCACTCCGAGTGAGTTTATTCAGACTTCACCGAGTTCACAGGATTCTCATTCGCCGCTTGCCAGTTCCGGAAAGTAA
- a CDS encoding ABC transporter permease — MKLMIRNLLYLFKRFKTAVVLNLFGLTIAFAAFLLIVMQVDYEMNYDAMHSKSGRTFRLEANHGEFEHNAIHCLMFSDAFVNSSAHITDYSYRYPFYGGERYCQIDEVDDQGEAKVFKENFQLCLPNISDVFDFHMKEGSVECLSIPGSVLIPESVAKRLFDKQSAIGKRIRMSGSSGWQPVSTTILTIGGVYKDFPGNTTVQNRIYVPMDQLDLLKSSWQMYANEIYVTLDDPLNKEEVLDHFNKTFDFAKSQMGSAQEIALRLTPLKDVYYTHDTTFDFNPKGHRETNYVLLGIAFLILFIAGINFTNLTTSLIPLRLKTINTHRVLGCSIYKLQAISLIESIVICLISYILALFIVNDLSYTPIANWVDADIRLSQYKGLILLTALIAILTGCLAGLYPAIRSTSYAPALVLKGSFGLSPKGKKVRVALIGFQYTVSIALIIVTLFMGLQNHFMTSSEQLGFNKDQVAIVNLTPEIYAKHKPQYIQKLKDYPGIEDVAFSVYELSKEDDMIDLEYARHEDKDVFFKVFYASENFLSVMDIQVEEGRDFTREDLNKAQSDYIINPAAERDFHLHPGDRFNDRTVLGVSKDFRFNSCRIASSPFVFALNNDIPNPKLVSYIRFNSKTNLQEAVAHVRETLKEIDPTFPFEISFYNTILNNLYQKEQTLGKLISLFGIMAILISIVGVFGLVLFETQYRRKEIGIRKINGATTGQILLMFNKTYIQIVSVCFIISIPIAWMGTQQWLENFAYKTPLHLWVFIVAFLIILSVTIGTVTFRNWQAANENPVNSVKSE, encoded by the coding sequence ATGAAACTAATGATTCGAAACTTACTTTATCTATTCAAGCGGTTTAAGACCGCTGTCGTGTTAAACCTCTTTGGCTTAACAATCGCTTTCGCCGCTTTCCTCCTGATAGTAATGCAGGTGGATTACGAGATGAATTACGATGCCATGCACAGCAAATCAGGCCGAACCTTCCGGCTAGAGGCAAATCACGGAGAATTCGAGCATAACGCCATCCATTGCCTAATGTTTAGCGATGCTTTTGTTAACTCATCCGCTCATATCACGGATTACTCCTACCGTTATCCATTCTACGGAGGAGAACGGTATTGCCAAATCGACGAAGTAGACGATCAAGGAGAAGCGAAAGTCTTTAAGGAAAACTTCCAGCTTTGTCTACCCAATATCTCAGATGTCTTTGATTTCCACATGAAAGAAGGTTCCGTCGAATGCCTATCCATTCCCGGCTCCGTACTCATTCCGGAGAGTGTCGCCAAAAGGCTGTTCGACAAACAATCCGCTATCGGTAAACGTATCCGGATGTCCGGCAGTAGTGGCTGGCAACCTGTAAGTACCACGATACTTACTATTGGGGGTGTCTATAAGGATTTCCCGGGAAATACTACGGTACAAAACCGTATTTACGTCCCGATGGACCAACTGGATCTATTAAAAAGTTCTTGGCAAATGTATGCCAACGAAATATACGTCACGCTAGACGATCCCCTAAATAAAGAGGAGGTATTGGATCATTTCAACAAGACTTTCGATTTCGCTAAAAGCCAAATGGGTTCAGCGCAAGAGATCGCATTACGTCTAACCCCCTTAAAGGATGTTTATTACACGCATGATACAACTTTCGACTTTAATCCGAAAGGTCACCGGGAGACAAATTATGTGTTACTGGGTATCGCTTTCCTCATCTTATTCATCGCCGGAATCAATTTTACCAATCTCACAACCTCGTTGATTCCCCTACGATTGAAAACGATCAATACGCACCGGGTATTAGGATGCTCCATCTATAAGTTACAAGCCATCTCACTGATTGAATCGATCGTGATCTGCTTGATATCCTACATTCTCGCCTTATTCATCGTAAACGATTTGTCTTACACACCGATCGCTAATTGGGTAGATGCGGATATACGTCTTAGTCAATACAAAGGCCTGATCCTTCTCACTGCACTGATCGCTATCTTGACGGGTTGCTTGGCGGGACTTTATCCAGCTATACGAAGTACCTCCTATGCGCCGGCCTTGGTACTAAAGGGCTCTTTCGGTCTTAGTCCCAAAGGGAAAAAAGTACGTGTCGCCCTGATCGGTTTCCAATACACGGTATCGATCGCCTTGATTATTGTCACCTTATTCATGGGACTTCAGAACCATTTCATGACCTCTAGCGAGCAACTAGGATTCAATAAAGACCAAGTAGCCATCGTGAACCTGACACCGGAGATCTACGCCAAGCATAAGCCCCAATATATCCAGAAACTTAAAGATTATCCGGGAATAGAGGATGTGGCCTTCTCCGTCTACGAATTATCGAAAGAAGATGACATGATCGATCTCGAATATGCCCGTCATGAAGATAAGGATGTATTCTTCAAGGTATTCTATGCCTCCGAGAATTTCCTTTCCGTCATGGATATCCAAGTAGAGGAAGGAAGGGATTTTACACGGGAGGATTTAAACAAGGCACAAAGTGATTATATCATCAATCCGGCGGCAGAGCGGGATTTCCACTTACATCCCGGAGATCGTTTCAATGATCGTACGGTTCTAGGAGTCAGCAAGGATTTCCGGTTTAACTCTTGCCGGATCGCAAGCTCGCCTTTCGTATTCGCATTGAATAACGATATACCCAATCCTAAATTGGTATCCTATATCCGCTTCAATTCGAAAACGAATTTACAGGAAGCTGTCGCCCACGTCCGGGAAACATTGAAAGAGATCGATCCGACTTTCCCTTTCGAGATCTCTTTCTACAACACCATCTTAAATAATTTATATCAGAAAGAACAAACACTGGGTAAACTAATCTCCCTATTCGGAATAATGGCGATCTTGATCTCTATCGTAGGTGTATTCGGACTCGTGCTATTTGAGACGCAATACCGCCGGAAAGAGATCGGTATCCGCAAGATCAACGGAGCGACTACCGGACAGATTCTTTTGATGTTCAACAAGACTTATATCCAGATCGTCTCCGTTTGCTTCATCATCTCGATCCCAATAGCATGGATGGGAACACAACAGTGGCTAGAGAATTTCGCTTATAAAACACCACTCCATCTTTGGGTCTTCATCGTAGCTTTCCTAATCATTCTCTCGGTTACGATCGGTACCGTTACTTTCCGGAACTGGCAAGCGGCGAATGAGAATCCTGTGAACTCGGTGAAGTCTGAATAA
- the nudC gene encoding NAD(+) diphosphatase produces METSNKLCYWFLFYKDQLLLQKENDTYTIPYGENPPVPVSHTLEVDYRDGLPARTAELDTPVEGNDRYVHMGLRASWDYISRACYEKAGKAYQLLYWDSHSRFCPVCGTPTVQTTSITKQCPSCKHEIYPTISAAMIVLIRKEDSILLVHARNFRGTFHGLVAGFLEVGETLEECVRREVREETGLEVDNITYFGNQPWPYPSGLMVGFVADYVSGEIKLQDEELSSGAFYTKDNLPEIPRKLSLARKLIDWWLDHQ; encoded by the coding sequence ATGGAAACTTCAAATAAACTCTGTTATTGGTTCCTTTTTTATAAAGACCAACTGTTGCTTCAGAAAGAGAATGATACGTATACCATCCCCTATGGCGAGAATCCCCCAGTTCCGGTTTCTCATACGCTGGAGGTTGATTACCGGGATGGACTTCCCGCACGTACGGCAGAATTAGATACTCCGGTGGAGGGGAATGACCGTTACGTACATATGGGGTTGCGTGCCTCTTGGGATTATATCTCGAGAGCGTGTTACGAGAAGGCGGGTAAGGCTTATCAATTGCTTTATTGGGATAGCCATAGCCGTTTCTGTCCGGTATGTGGTACTCCTACCGTGCAGACTACGTCGATCACGAAGCAATGTCCTTCTTGCAAACATGAGATTTATCCGACAATCTCAGCAGCGATGATCGTCTTGATCCGTAAGGAGGATTCGATTCTTTTGGTACATGCCCGTAATTTCCGGGGAACTTTCCATGGATTAGTGGCCGGATTCTTAGAAGTTGGCGAGACCTTGGAAGAGTGTGTGCGCAGGGAGGTCCGTGAGGAAACGGGTTTAGAGGTCGATAATATCACTTATTTCGGAAACCAACCTTGGCCTTATCCGAGTGGCTTGATGGTTGGCTTTGTAGCGGATTATGTAAGTGGGGAAATTAAGTTGCAGGATGAGGAACTAAGCTCTGGTGCCTTCTATACCAAAGATAATCTACCGGAGATCCCCCGTAAGTTGAGCTTGGCCCGTAAGCTAATCGATTGGTGGTTGGATCATCAATGA
- a CDS encoding DUF4858 domain-containing protein, protein MRPLLIGFFVCINIHLGYAQWTEQDSIWLKDVLAGKDSIKLNPEFQKAIQSGSFLNPEPGKPMGKPQLAAPSNIPITKDFSEYIQQDDTTHRKVALKDLPPSVFWRHNPPYKKILPVYQSILDELKRTPSSGRTSLATFDLGRMTSRKTYVHKRNAKRNGTWQNYGNLPTPDVISKKKKFERQQAEAAKKDSSLMIQPPID, encoded by the coding sequence ATGAGACCACTATTGATTGGATTTTTCGTCTGTATAAATATACACTTAGGCTATGCGCAATGGACTGAGCAAGATTCGATCTGGCTAAAGGATGTATTAGCAGGCAAAGATTCCATCAAATTGAACCCTGAATTCCAAAAAGCAATCCAAAGCGGTTCTTTCCTCAACCCGGAACCGGGAAAACCGATGGGGAAACCTCAACTGGCCGCTCCCAGCAATATCCCTATCACCAAAGATTTCTCAGAATATATCCAACAAGACGATACGACACACCGAAAAGTAGCATTGAAGGATTTACCGCCATCGGTATTCTGGCGACATAATCCACCGTATAAAAAGATACTGCCTGTCTATCAATCTATCTTAGATGAATTGAAAAGGACTCCGTCCAGTGGTCGTACCTCACTAGCTACCTTCGATCTAGGAAGGATGACCAGCCGGAAAACATATGTCCATAAACGCAACGCAAAACGCAACGGAACTTGGCAAAACTACGGCAACCTCCCTACCCCGGATGTCATCTCTAAAAAAAAGAAATTCGAAAGACAACAGGCAGAGGCCGCAAAAAAGGACTCCTCATTGATGATCCAACCACCAATCGATTAG
- a CDS encoding sigma-54-dependent transcriptional regulator — protein MKKGKLLIIDDNEDILFALNLLLEPYMEQIRVATQPERIDHFMRTFIPDIILLDMNFKRDAISGQEGFYWLEKIKKIDPDVVVLFMTAYSDTDKAVRAIKAGATDFIPKPWEKEKLLATLSSALELRESRAEVRNLKKQVEILSSPEDAGFEIIGESEPMQAIFATVDKLKNTDANILILGENGTGKDLVARALYHQSPRSENLFVGIDVGSIPEQLFESELFGYEKGAFTDARKEKPGRMEVASGGTLFLDEIGNLSLSMQAKLLTALEKRQITRLGATQPIPIDIRLICATNVNIHHLVAEGTFRQDLLYRINTIELHIPPLRERGNDVILLAEHFLSKYARKYKKDLKGINRDGKNKLHNYAWPGNVRELQHAIERAVILSESNWLRPEDFILRSVPLRDKEPSDELNLTVLEKEAIERALRRAEGNITRAAELLGITRFTLYRKLEKFGL, from the coding sequence ATGAAAAAGGGAAAACTATTAATTATAGATGATAATGAGGACATCCTTTTTGCCCTTAACTTATTACTGGAGCCCTATATGGAACAAATAAGAGTGGCTACGCAACCGGAGCGCATCGATCATTTCATGCGGACTTTTATCCCGGATATTATCTTGTTGGATATGAATTTCAAACGGGATGCTATTAGTGGTCAGGAGGGTTTCTATTGGCTGGAGAAGATAAAGAAGATAGACCCGGACGTGGTGGTTCTTTTTATGACTGCCTATTCGGATACGGATAAGGCCGTGCGGGCGATTAAGGCGGGAGCTACCGACTTTATCCCGAAACCTTGGGAAAAGGAGAAATTACTCGCTACACTCTCTTCTGCATTGGAACTTCGGGAGAGTAGGGCGGAAGTGCGAAATTTAAAGAAACAAGTTGAGATTCTTAGTTCACCCGAGGATGCTGGCTTCGAGATCATCGGTGAAAGCGAACCGATGCAGGCTATTTTCGCTACGGTCGATAAATTAAAGAATACGGATGCCAATATATTAATCTTGGGGGAGAATGGAACCGGTAAAGATTTAGTTGCCCGCGCCTTATATCATCAATCTCCGCGTTCGGAGAATCTTTTCGTCGGGATCGATGTGGGCTCTATTCCGGAACAACTTTTCGAGAGTGAATTATTTGGCTATGAGAAAGGGGCTTTTACGGATGCCCGTAAGGAAAAGCCGGGACGAATGGAGGTAGCTTCCGGTGGTACCTTGTTCTTGGATGAGATCGGGAACTTAAGCCTTTCCATGCAAGCGAAACTGTTGACCGCTTTGGAAAAACGACAGATAACCCGCTTGGGAGCAACGCAACCCATACCGATTGATATCCGGTTGATCTGCGCAACGAACGTGAATATCCATCATCTTGTGGCAGAAGGTACTTTCCGGCAAGATCTTTTATATCGTATTAATACGATCGAGTTACATATTCCTCCCTTGAGGGAACGAGGAAATGACGTGATCTTATTGGCTGAACATTTCTTGTCGAAGTATGCCCGTAAATATAAGAAAGACTTGAAGGGCATTAACAGGGATGGGAAGAATAAGCTACATAATTATGCTTGGCCCGGTAATGTACGTGAACTGCAACATGCGATTGAACGGGCGGTTATCTTGTCTGAAAGTAATTGGCTAAGGCCGGAAGACTTTATTCTGCGTTCTGTCCCGCTTAGGGATAAGGAACCATCCGATGAGTTAAATTTGACGGTATTGGAGAAAGAAGCGATCGAACGTGCCTTACGTCGTGCCGAGGGGAATATCACTCGTGCCGCCGAGCTTCTAGGGATTACCCGCTTTACCTTGTATCGTAAATTGGAGAAATTTGGCTTATGA
- a CDS encoding sensor histidine kinase, with amino-acid sequence MIRYLLFARILGIVVLSFTASFLMLKGFLFIPALFGFCILALSVFLYKDQQKTVKRMEYLIESIHYGDLSLFYPSDSMTEDEKALASSMNAALEALRSRLYSSVVAEAETEAWQKLIRVLTHEIMNSIAPVISLSETVAERATINGMNEKDYAIMVQAMQTIHRRSKGLLDFVENYRKLTRLPLPTLRNFSVSALFDDIRLLFPEKSDILFFHVKPEDLNLYADRIMVEQVLINLLKNAIEACEESLSPQIIVEAVQKNGMVIISVIDNGSGIVPEAIDKIFVPFFTTKSKGSGIGLSLCRQIMNRHRGSISLDSQVEKGSSFVLRFPIVTKRIL; translated from the coding sequence ATGATACGTTACTTGTTGTTCGCTCGTATTTTGGGGATCGTGGTCTTGTCTTTTACTGCCTCATTCTTAATGCTGAAAGGGTTTTTGTTTATTCCTGCGCTGTTCGGATTTTGTATTCTTGCGCTTTCGGTTTTCTTATATAAGGATCAGCAAAAGACTGTTAAGCGGATGGAATACCTGATAGAGAGTATTCATTACGGGGATCTGAGCCTGTTTTATCCTTCCGATTCAATGACGGAAGACGAAAAGGCTTTGGCCTCTTCTATGAACGCTGCCTTGGAGGCTTTGCGGAGTCGATTGTATAGTTCGGTGGTCGCTGAGGCGGAAACCGAGGCATGGCAGAAACTTATCCGGGTATTGACGCATGAGATCATGAACTCGATCGCTCCGGTAATCTCTTTATCGGAGACGGTAGCCGAGCGTGCGACGATAAATGGCATGAATGAGAAAGACTACGCTATTATGGTGCAAGCCATGCAAACGATCCACCGAAGAAGTAAGGGGTTATTGGATTTTGTCGAGAATTATCGGAAATTAACCCGTCTGCCTTTACCTACTTTACGAAACTTCTCGGTTTCGGCTCTCTTTGACGATATCCGGCTTCTATTCCCGGAGAAATCCGATATCCTCTTCTTTCATGTAAAGCCGGAAGACTTGAATTTATATGCGGACCGGATCATGGTGGAACAAGTATTAATTAATCTATTGAAAAATGCGATAGAGGCTTGTGAAGAATCCTTATCCCCTCAAATTATAGTGGAGGCTGTCCAAAAAAACGGTATGGTAATTATTTCGGTGATTGATAATGGTAGCGGAATTGTTCCCGAGGCAATCGACAAAATCTTCGTTCCTTTCTTCACGACTAAATCTAAAGGTTCCGGCATCGGATTAAGTCTTTGCCGGCAGATCATGAACCGTCATAGAGGAAGTATTAGTCTCGACTCTCAAGTAGAGAAGGGTTCCTCTTTCGTTTTGCGTTTTCCGATTGTTACCAAACGGATTCTATAA